A portion of the Eubacterium maltosivorans genome contains these proteins:
- a CDS encoding aldo/keto reductase, which translates to MEYRKLGQTGIEVSRLCFGSLTIGPLQKNKTLEESRPIIEAALEAGINFFDTADLYNCYPYLRQALEIKKDLVICTKSYDYSAEGVAKSLDRALRELGRDYVDIYMLHEQESRLTFEGHWEAIEYLLKMKEKGVIRAFGISTHRVEGVRDAVDFNEIEVVFPLINLTGIGIEDGSREDMEAAILKAKQAGKGVFGMKPLGGGNLLASKEACFDYILGLETLDAIAFGMQSVDEVRYNAAKINGEPIEAELAKRVAGAKKSLHISDWCEGCGECAAHCSQKALTIIDGKAQVDHSKCLTCCYCAAYCPLFCIKVI; encoded by the coding sequence GGATCGAGGTTTCAAGGCTCTGCTTTGGAAGCCTGACCATTGGCCCGCTGCAGAAAAACAAAACATTGGAAGAAAGCCGCCCGATCATCGAAGCGGCTCTGGAGGCCGGAATCAATTTTTTTGATACGGCCGACCTGTATAACTGCTACCCTTACCTCAGGCAGGCATTGGAGATTAAAAAGGATCTGGTCATCTGTACCAAATCCTATGATTACTCGGCCGAGGGTGTAGCCAAAAGCCTGGACAGAGCTTTACGTGAGCTGGGACGGGACTATGTTGATATTTATATGCTGCATGAGCAGGAGAGCCGACTGACCTTTGAGGGACACTGGGAAGCCATTGAGTATCTTCTGAAAATGAAAGAGAAGGGCGTGATACGCGCCTTTGGCATCTCGACCCACCGGGTTGAGGGCGTTCGCGATGCAGTGGATTTTAACGAGATCGAAGTCGTTTTTCCCCTCATTAACCTAACGGGTATTGGCATCGAGGACGGAAGCCGTGAGGATATGGAAGCCGCGATTCTGAAGGCTAAACAGGCCGGAAAGGGCGTTTTTGGCATGAAGCCACTGGGCGGCGGTAACCTGCTGGCCAGCAAGGAGGCCTGCTTCGATTATATCCTGGGTCTGGAAACCCTGGACGCCATCGCCTTTGGCATGCAGTCCGTTGACGAGGTGCGTTACAATGCGGCCAAGATAAACGGAGAGCCCATCGAGGCAGAGCTTGCAAAACGCGTGGCAGGCGCGAAAAAAAGCCTGCATATCAGCGATTGGTGCGAGGGCTGCGGCGAATGCGCCGCCCATTGCAGCCAGAAAGCGCTCACAATTATTGATGGAAAAGCACAGGTGGATCATTCAAAGTGTTTGACCTGCTGTTATTGTGCGGCCTATTGTCCGCTTTTTTGCATAAAAGTTATTTAG